Proteins encoded within one genomic window of Alteribacter populi:
- the rbsK gene encoding ribokinase, which translates to MTKPTITVIGSINMDMVTNTDIFPSQGETVLGESFSTMPGGKGANQAVAAARLGAQVRMIGRVGDDPFGPVLKQVLSDNGIFSGDVEPVTECSSGVATIILSDRDNRIIVTPGANNHVTPEYVEKFKEEIIKSDIVLLQLEIPLKTIEYVLDLCTEYETTVILNPAPAQLLRKGSWQKATYVTPNETEYNQLFTASIQSDLRSKLIITKGARGASFFDGQHEVEISSYRVEPVDTTGAGDTFNGAFAVAIAEGRALEEAVSFANGAAALSVQKLGAQGGMPTRDQLDRFMEQRQGGGRE; encoded by the coding sequence ATGACTAAACCAACGATTACAGTGATTGGCAGTATAAACATGGATATGGTTACGAATACAGATATTTTTCCAAGTCAAGGGGAGACGGTTTTAGGTGAGTCATTCAGTACGATGCCAGGAGGAAAAGGAGCAAATCAAGCTGTTGCGGCAGCGAGGCTAGGGGCTCAGGTTCGGATGATCGGAAGAGTGGGCGATGACCCATTCGGTCCGGTTTTAAAGCAAGTGTTATCTGATAATGGAATTTTTTCGGGTGATGTGGAACCGGTTACAGAATGCAGTTCAGGTGTCGCAACGATTATTTTATCTGACAGAGATAATCGGATTATTGTGACCCCGGGAGCGAACAATCATGTGACACCAGAGTATGTAGAGAAATTTAAAGAAGAAATTATCAAAAGCGATATCGTGTTACTTCAACTAGAAATCCCACTCAAAACAATAGAATACGTTCTTGATTTGTGTACTGAATATGAAACGACTGTGATTTTAAATCCGGCACCTGCCCAGCTGTTAAGGAAAGGAAGCTGGCAGAAAGCAACGTATGTAACCCCTAACGAAACAGAATATAATCAATTGTTTACTGCATCGATACAAAGCGACTTGCGTTCCAAGCTGATTATCACTAAGGGAGCACGTGGTGCTTCATTTTTCGATGGTCAGCATGAGGTCGAAATCTCCAGTTATCGTGTAGAACCCGTAGATACGACAGGGGCAGGAGATACGTTTAATGGCGCATTTGCTGTAGCTATTGCGGAAGGTCGGGCACTTGAGGAGGCTGTTTCTTTTGCGAATGGAGCGGCAGCCTTATCGGTTCAAAAGTTAGGAGCACAGGGCGGGATGCCAACGCGTGATCAACTTGATAGATTTATGGAACAACGACAGGGAGGGGGGCGAGAATGA
- a CDS encoding LacI family DNA-binding transcriptional regulator produces MTTIRDVAKHAKVSVATVSRVLNKKGYVSKEAEQAVLTSIKELKYRPNSVARTLYHKTSGMIGLVMPDITNPFFPELARAIEDVALTYGYTVVLCNTDEEVKKEKKYLEALKQKYVDGIILTTSSLSLHDYHQLDIPIVALDRVIDENIPSVVSNNKEGARSATDHLIGNGCEFIAHIRGPVGLAPSDDRFLGFKEVVEERGTANIVIEADFQIDRAETVTRELLKKHPTIDGIFASSDVTAAGVMKAAHSVGKRIPEDLKVVGFDGVPIGTMLVPSLTTVAQSIYEMGALSTRLLIKQIEKIPLDSYYYELPTNLVVRETTNQTEESHD; encoded by the coding sequence GCAGAACAAGCGGTTTTAACCTCAATAAAAGAATTAAAATACCGCCCAAATTCAGTCGCACGTACGCTTTATCATAAAACGTCAGGGATGATCGGACTTGTCATGCCGGATATTACCAACCCGTTTTTCCCGGAGCTGGCAAGAGCAATTGAAGACGTTGCTTTAACATATGGCTATACGGTGGTCTTATGTAATACGGATGAAGAGGTTAAAAAAGAAAAGAAATATTTAGAAGCATTAAAACAAAAGTATGTGGATGGGATCATTTTAACAACGAGTAGCTTATCATTACATGATTACCATCAACTTGATATCCCGATTGTGGCATTAGACCGTGTCATTGATGAGAATATTCCTTCTGTTGTCTCAAATAACAAAGAGGGAGCCCGGTCAGCGACAGATCACTTGATTGGCAATGGGTGTGAATTTATAGCACATATTCGAGGTCCTGTAGGGTTAGCACCTTCTGATGACCGCTTTCTTGGTTTTAAAGAAGTGGTTGAAGAACGCGGGACTGCCAATATCGTTATTGAAGCCGATTTTCAAATTGACCGTGCAGAGACTGTAACAAGAGAGCTACTAAAAAAACATCCGACGATTGACGGTATTTTTGCTAGCAGTGATGTAACAGCAGCTGGAGTAATGAAAGCGGCACATAGTGTAGGAAAAAGAATACCTGAAGACCTTAAAGTAGTAGGGTTTGATGGTGTTCCGATTGGGACGATGCTTGTCCCTTCTTTAACTACCGTGGCACAATCAATATATGAAATGGGCGCGCTTTCAACGAGATTGTTAATTAAGCAGATTGAAAAAATACCATTAGACTCTTATTACTACGAGCTACCTACGAATCTAGTTGTTCGTGAAACGACGAATCAAACGGAGGAGAGTCATGACTAA